The following are encoded together in the Girardinichthys multiradiatus isolate DD_20200921_A chromosome X, DD_fGirMul_XY1, whole genome shotgun sequence genome:
- the LOC124863551 gene encoding dentin matrix acidic phosphoprotein 1-like, with translation MKRRSFPRSNSGQEDEEGQSCDRKHSLRKRKCVIYWDHADKNDDGDDNDNDDDDNEEEEEEEQENYNQIPPHNWDKDLELWPVICGTKEGMMDAKKLEKSLKCIECEGRHFTPPAFEDFAGKSLSKKWKATIYSDGKPLQYWFDKGLLVTRGYLKKRTESIKTKAQTFQNNKDKSAHNLRQHDSLGGCILMEESEAEFTEDSEEEDVSERLPGSKNRVLRMEEKKGGHDDRNGGDYVNSDHQEEKQDDKLDQHEIEEDGDASDDPKDLCAPKKTDPRLIISTPEKLALQMKMKVMLKRMSVTRSDCPTTTMNHLIEGEEKKDRASRMTYCEKEKDSETEELLEMAVPEDSEEPIESETVDVATNNCPQPLPVEEEIHESLRLSAAPLNMPGQSRYDNHTDVSSSDQIESQILSETSIQGSASAHLSDKVEISASGVLAGSDVNTMDLHQLQREMLKMQLDVLRLQKEYYTLKLKDLNCYN, from the exons ATGAAGAGAAGATCTTTCCCAAGATCCAACAGTGGGCAAGAAGATGAGGAAGGACAAAGTTGTGACAGAAAACATAGCCTCAGAAAAAGAAAGTGTGTCATCTATTGGGATCATGCTGACAAAaatgatgatggtgatgataatgataatgatgatgatgataatgaggaagaggaggaggaggagcaggaaaATTACAACCAGATACCACCACACAACTGGGATAAAG ATCTAGAACTGTGGCCTGTAATCTGTGGGACCAAAGAGGGGATGATGGATGCCAAAAAGCTGGAGAAAA GTCTGAAGTGTATTGAATGTGAGGGCCGCCACTTCACCCCACCTGCCTTTGAGGACTTTGCAGGAAAAAGCTTGTCTAAAAAATGGAAAGCCACCATATACTCTGATGGAAAGCCTCTTCAATACTGGTTTGAt AAAGGTCTCCTGGTCACTAGGggatatttgaaaaaaagaacCGAGAGCATCAAG ACGAAAGCTCAGACATTTCAGAACAACAAAGATAAATCTGCTCATAATTTAAGACAACACGACTCTCTGGGAGGCTGTATCCTCATGGAAGAGTCAGAAGCAGAGTTTACAGAAGACTCTGAGGAAGAAGATGTTAGTGAAAGACTTCCAGGCAGTAAAAACAGGGTCTTGAGGATGGAGGAAAAGAAAGGGGGGCATGATGATAGAAATGGTGGCGACTATGTGAACTCAGACcatcaagaagaaaaacaagatgATAAACTGGATCAGCATGAAATAGAAGAGGATGGGGATGCGTCTGATGACCCTAAAGACCTCTGTGCTCCTAAAA AAACTGATCCAAGATTGATCATTTCAACACCTGAGAAACTTGCACTGCAGATGAAAATGAAAGTTATGTTAAAAAGAATGTCAGTG ACAAGGAGTGACTGTCCGACCACCACTATGAACCATCTAATAGAAG GTGAGGAGAAAAAAGACAGAGCTTCACGGATGACATAttgtgaaaaggaaaaagacagTGAGACAGAAGAGCTCTTAGAAATGGCAGTACCCGAGGACAGTGAAGAACCAATAGAATCTGAAACAGTAGACGTTGCCACAAACAATTGTCCCCAACCACTACCTGTTGAAGAGGAAATCCATGAATCATTGA GGCTTTCTGCTGCACCTTTGAATATGCCTGGTCAGAGCAGATATGATAATCACACAGATGTAAGCAGCTCAGACCAAATCGAGTCACAAATTCTATCAGAGACAAG CATCCAAGGTTCAGCCAGTGCTCATCTCTCAGATAAAGTGGAGATCTCAGCGTCGGGGGTCTTAGCTGGTTCTGATGTGAACACAATGGATTTGCATCAACTCCAGAGAGAAATGCTAAAAATGCAGCTGGACGTTTTAAGACTACAAAAGGAATATTATACTTTGAAGCTAAAGGACTTAAACTGTTACAATTGA